The proteins below come from a single Aegilops tauschii subsp. strangulata cultivar AL8/78 chromosome 6, Aet v6.0, whole genome shotgun sequence genomic window:
- the LOC109757412 gene encoding protein PHOSPHATE-INDUCED 1 — protein MAFVCAKAVLLAAVMLASAAQLCMGARRRMELYRPDPANMLSYHNGAVLHGDISVSVLWYGDFKPAQKAVILDFLLSLTAEPQAASPSVAQWWSTIDQQYLSPASAKSNGASEKTRVLLADQLSDGECSMGKSLTLEQITALAATASPKKGGVAVVFTAQDVTVEGFGMGRCSLHGSDASSGTTHIWVGNPETQCPGACAWPFHQPAYGPQDAPLVAPNGDVGADAMVMNFASMLAGAATNPFGDGYYQGSSDAPLEAATACPGVFGKGAYPGYAGDLRVDQATGASYNCNGAHGRKYLLPALYDPSKSACGTLV, from the coding sequence ATGGCATTCGTTTGTGCGAAGGCAGTGCTGCTTGCAGCGGTGATGCTTGCGAGCGCCGCACAACTTTGCATGGGCGCGAGGCGGCGCATGGAGCTGTACCGGCCGGACCCGGCCAACATGCTCTCCTACCACAACGGTGCCGTGCTCCACGGCGACATTTCCGTGTCCGTCCTCTGGTACGGCGACTTCAAGCCGGCGCAGAAGGCGGTGATCCTCGACTTCCTCCTCTCGCTCACCGCCGAGCCTCAGGCCGCATCGCCGTCGGTCGCGCAGTGGTGGAGCACCATCGACCAGCAGTACCTGTCCCCCGCGAGCGCCAAATCCAACGGCGCGAGCGAGAAGACCCGTGTCCTGCTCGCGGACCAGCTCTCGGACGGCGAGTGCTCCATGGGCAAGTCCCTCACCCTCGAGCAGATCACCGCCCTGGCCGCGACGGCTAGCCCCAAGAAAGGCGGCGTCGCAGTGGTGTTCACGGCGCAGGACGTGACGGTGGAGGGCTTCGGCATGGGCCGATGCAGCCTGCACGGCTCCGACGCCAGCTCCGGCACGACCCACATCTGGGTCGGCAACCCGGAGACGCAGTGTCCCGGCGCGTGCGCGTGGCCCTTCCATCAGCCCGCCTATGGCCCCCAGGACGCGCCCCTCGTGGCGCCCAATGGCGACGTCGGGGCGGACGCCATGGTCATGAACTTCGCGAGCATGCTCGCCGGCGCGGCGACCAACCCGTTCGGCGACGGGTACTACCAGGGCAGCAGTGATGCCCCGCTGGAGGCCGCCACCGCCTGCCCAGGAGTCTTCGGCAAGGGCGCGTACCCTGGCTACGCCGGCGACCTCAGAGTGGACCAGGCCACCGGGGCGAGCTACAATTGCAATGGCGCGCATGGCAGGAAGTACTTGCTTCCTGCGCTCTACGACCCTTCCAAGTCCGCTTGTGGCACTTTGGTGTAG
- the LOC109757421 gene encoding protein PHOSPHATE-INDUCED 1 has product MAGFSYTSTSHVAVALVSVLLLSLAHGSLGAHGARRLMELYKPDPSELLTYHNGAVLQGAIPVTVLWYGRFTPAQKAVVSDFLLSLTAASPAPTPSVSQWWGTIAQLYLSKAKGASANAKRATQVALAGQASDERCSLGKSLALPQLAALAARARPRMGGIALVLTAEDVAVEGFCRSRCGLHGSDAGARTAYVWVGNSAAQCPGQCAWPFHKPAYGPQAPALVPPSGDVGMDGMVMNVASMVAGAVTNPFGDGFYQGPREAPLEAATACPGVYGSGAYPGYAGNLAVDATTGASYNANGANGRKYLLPALFDPDTSTCSTLV; this is encoded by the coding sequence ATGGCCGGCTTCTCGTACACGAGCACGAGCCATGTTGCAGTTGCACTGGTTTCGGTGCTGCTGCTGAGCCTCGCGCACGGCTCCCTGGGGGCTCATGGAGCCAGGAGGCTCATGGAGCTGTACAAGCCGGACCCCAGCGAGCTCCTCACTTACCACAACGGCGCCGTGCTGCAGGGCGCCATCCCGGTCACCGTGCTCTGGTACGGCCGCTTCACGCCCGCGCAGAAGGCCGTCGTCTCCGACTTCCTCCTCTCGCTCACCGCCGCCTCCCCGGCGCCGACCCCGTCCGTCTCGCAGTGGTGGGGCACCATCGCCCAGCTCTACCTCTCCAAGGCCAAGGGCGCCAGCGCCAACGCCAAGCGCGCGACGCAGGTGGCGCTCGCCGGGCAGGCCTCCGACGAGCGGTGCTCGCTCGGGAAGAGCCTCGCGCTGCCCCAGCTCGCGGCGCTGGCGGCCAGGGCCAGGCCCCGGATGGGCGGCATCGCGCTGGTGCTCACCGCGGAGGACGTGGCCGTGGAGGGCTTCTGCCGGAGCCGGTGCGGCCTGCACGGCTCCGACGCCGGGGCCCGCACCGCGTACGTGTGGGTCGGCAACTCCGCCGCGCAGTGCCCCGGGCAGTGCGCGTGGCCGTTCCACAAGCCGGCGTACGGGCCCCAGGCGCCGGCGCTGGTGCCGCCGAGCGGCGACGTCGGGATGGACGGCATGGTGATGAACGTCGCCAGCATGGTCGCCGGCGCGGTCACCAACCCCTTCGGCGACGGGTTCTACCAGGGCCCCAGGGAGGCGCCGCTGGAGGCCGCCACGGCGTGCCCGGGGGTCTACGGCAGCGGCGCGTACCCCGGCTACGCCGGGAACCTGGCGGTGGACGCCACGACCGGGGCGAGCTACAATGCCAATGGAGCCAACGGGAGGAAGTACCTGCTTCCCGCGCTGTTCGACCCTGACACGTCCACCTGTTCAACCTTGGTGTAA